Proteins from one Crocosphaera sp. UHCC 0190 genomic window:
- a CDS encoding DNA cytosine methyltransferase, translating to MKFIELFAGIGGFRLAFEPVGYQCVYSCEINEACQKVYYHNFGELPDNDITKIFSSNLPDFDVLTAGFP from the coding sequence TTGAAATTTATTGAGTTATTTGCTGGTATTGGTGGATTTAGACTTGCTTTTGAGCCAGTGGGATATCAATGTGTTTATTCTTGTGAAATTAATGAAGCTTGTCAAAAAGTTTATTATCATAATTTTGGGGAATTGCCTGATAATGATATTACAAAAATTTTTTCTAGTAATCTCCCAGATTTTGATGTTTTAACAGCAGGATTTCCATAA
- a CDS encoding DUF3611 family protein — protein sequence MKSETSSPTPLQIARSLLWLGRIGLILQVLLGFIPLLVVVTYVLSQSGQQQTGGFSLGLWLAIACLIILIFSIYWCFRYTQLAKKLKSSETRPSKSQIIRDLQLGLFANIGIMVFAVLIALLRVGELTFKLLTLPQGATVIAPNQIGTTFPSQGALIAPSNMIAIQAMLNVIAAGLVGVIVALLLLYQVGQHRNTID from the coding sequence TTGAAGTCTGAAACAAGTAGTCCTACTCCCCTACAGATTGCCCGTTCCCTTCTCTGGTTGGGGCGAATTGGTTTGATCTTACAAGTTTTACTAGGGTTTATTCCTCTCCTCGTTGTGGTTACTTATGTTTTATCCCAATCGGGACAACAACAGACAGGCGGATTTTCCTTGGGTTTATGGCTGGCGATCGCCTGTTTAATTATTCTCATTTTCAGTATTTATTGGTGTTTTCGTTACACTCAACTGGCCAAAAAACTCAAAAGTTCAGAAACAAGACCTTCTAAGTCTCAGATTATCCGAGATCTCCAGTTAGGGTTATTTGCTAATATTGGGATTATGGTTTTCGCTGTGCTAATTGCCCTTTTGCGGGTTGGTGAATTAACCTTTAAATTGTTAACCTTGCCCCAAGGTGCAACAGTGATTGCCCCGAATCAAATCGGCACAACCTTCCCATCTCAAGGGGCATTAATTGCCCCATCGAATATGATTGCCATTCAAGCAATGCTTAATGTGATCGCGGCTGGATTAGTAGGCGTTATTGTCGCTTTACTACTACTTTATCAAGTCGGACAACATCGAAATACAATTGATTGA
- a CDS encoding GNAT family N-acetyltransferase: MSKQIKTVNLTPFLPEKHREILDKWLYCPHVSQWWIHPENHLQQALNLSIDNHAIIVADDVSVGYIRWQKVNQKELNLVGIKTIPDGSVDIDIFIGEVDYLGCGIGPIVLKILVDKLLKDLTIPVIIISTSVNNHFAIKAYQKAGFNCMFQFDSPTYGRCWIMGLEPAIAD; the protein is encoded by the coding sequence ATGTCCAAACAAATTAAGACTGTTAATCTTACTCCTTTTTTACCAGAAAAGCATCGAGAAATTTTAGACAAATGGTTATATTGTCCCCATGTTTCTCAATGGTGGATTCATCCTGAAAATCATCTTCAACAGGCGTTAAACCTTTCTATTGATAATCATGCCATTATTGTCGCTGATGATGTTTCTGTGGGTTATATTCGCTGGCAAAAAGTGAATCAGAAAGAATTAAATTTAGTAGGAATTAAAACTATTCCTGATGGATCGGTAGATATTGATATTTTTATCGGAGAAGTTGATTATCTGGGGTGTGGAATTGGGCCAATCGTGTTAAAAATTTTAGTCGATAAGTTATTAAAAGATCTCACTATTCCTGTAATTATAATAAGTACCTCAGTTAATAATCATTTTGCAATTAAAGCTTATCAAAAAGCAGGATTTAATTGTATGTTTCAATTTGATAGTCCGACTTATGGAAGATGTTGGATTATGGGATTAGAACCTGCGATCGCAGATTAA